The DNA segment tccagtttaagggaatttgctcgaattcccgattattcgtgctcgaaaatgtcaattgggatgATACTTgccgttcaaatagacatagagcgacCAGCTGCTCgtctcgcgcgacatttttgcttcatccgaaataatcgaattatctagTTTGTTTACAAGCCACattaatgccaaacgcaaaaaattagatttgaacacattttaacctatttttaTAACCTATAACctaaaggttatccgtgtaaaaaaatattcgaccccATGTCCTCGGcacggaccagtgtgtttcgagaaatgtgccgcagattcagcattgcatccgatgaattcaggtatcatcaacgttttcaggtatcatcaacgatttcaagcatcataccgcaatcttggctttgactaagacagattcgggaaggggtcccgcggtcttgagataaagtgtgaaaccctgtaatgttgttgttttagtcATGGGATTGAGAAATATTGTGCAGTATCTTTATCAATTTTACTATTCAGTAAGAACAGCCATCAAGGTGAAGGTGCTTCAAACGTAAAATAGAGATACAATAAAagtatacaggcggtccccgagatacacggtacctcttatacgcggattcggagaaacgcggttttctaaatttgacagttattggaacaaattgtactgatttgacacatcataTGTAAAATTCTATAGAACTtcctttttgatcaaatgttaaaatatatttcaaaagCTGTTATTTtaagtcagaatcatatcaaataatgaattaaatggCTAAAACCTCTcactacttgcaaaattatacggaaattagtgatattttggctggaaatcacaagattcgacttacgcggaaattcgagatactcggttttttgcggccgttttcggtccccattaaccgtgcatctcggggaccgcctgtactatTCCATGTAGGTATTTCCATATTACGGTTCCGTTCTAATTACATGCTTATTAACACCTCTTAATGTTGTCCAGACAGCTCTAATTCGCTTTCATCCATCTTACGAGCGCGAACAACTTTCTAGCAACTTtattgtgtttgtgcgttaTAATAATCGCGTTAGATAATCGACGTTTCATTTCCTTGGCCATTTAACAATAAACTTGAGCCATTTAATGCACTTGAACCGGCCGTTCAGGATAATCTTTTCGCTGCCATAACACTAGTGTAACTACTCGAGAttgataaaagaaaaaagactGGTTCGTTGTATAAAAGCGCAATCGTTTCCAGACAGAGCACCAATCACACATCGGAAGCTCTACCAGCAGGAATAGTTATTTCGTCATTTTTGAATTCTCATCTACAAGCATCATGCTACGAAAGGTCTTTGCTGTTGTCTCGGTACTCCTGGTAGTAAGTGCAGCCAAGGTGACAAAACTGGTGCTGGACGACCACTACGTCAACCGAGTGGTTGGAGGAGAGGTAGCGAAGAACGGCTCGGCCCCGTACCAGGTATCGCTGCAGGTTCCCGGCTGGGGTCACAACTGTGGAGGATCGCTGCTTAACAATCGATGGGTACTAACGGCAGCACACTGTCTGGTCGGGTATGTGTTGCCTTTACCGTAGAAGAAAGTGCCTTGGATGTTCAAGTGCTCACGATGATATGTTCTATCCCGACAGCTATGAGCCCAGTGATTTGATGGTACTCGTCGGCACAAACAGTCTCAAGGAGGGAGGCGAACTTCTGAAGGTTGACAAGCTGCTGTACCACAGCCGATACAATCGTCCCCAGTTCCACAATGACATCGGATTGATGCGGCTGGAGCAACCGGTACAGTTCTCGGAGCTTGTGCAGAGCGTGGAGTACCTGGAGAAGGCGGTCCCGGTCAATGCGACGGTGCGATTGACGGGCTGGGGTCGTACCAGCACTAATGGGAATGTTCCCACGCTACTGCAGAGCCTGAATGTTGTAACGCTGTCGAACGAAGACTGTAAGGCAAAGATGGGCAATCCGAAGAATGTCGACTTGGGACACGTTTGCACACTGACCAAGGCTGGCGAGGGAGCGTGCAATGTAAGTGATCGTATTTTTGGTGTGCAAATTCGACAGTGTTAAGCAGTAGCTTTGATGTTTTACAGGGTGATTCCGGTGGCCCACTGGTGTACGAGGGAAAGCTGGTCGGTGTGGTGAACTTTGGCGTTCCGTGCGGTCGCGGATTCCCGGATGGGTTCGCACGTGTCTCCTACTACCATGAGTGGGTTCGCACAACGATGGCTAACAACTCGTAATGGGATGTGGCTGAATCTATTAGAATTCGTGCACTAAAGATGAATAAACAAGTCATTTGTTCGAGGGTTAGAACCTAAAAATggattattttctatttactgTGAGTAAATGTTCATGATTGGGTCCTGTATCATCCTGAAATCGAACGCAAATCAGAAGGTTTACATTattgatgtgctctctggagcgcacccacgactccgatccgactacAACTATTGTTAacccgattctgattccggcaaaatggaaccactagatcccaTAATAACACTCCTGACGAtttcaaacgactccgaacgactccagacgactccgaacgattccggacgactccgactccgaacgactcctgtctagtgatgagtcaagtaccacttttcactgtgtggtgctgtggtaccacgcacagtctactgtgctgtgtgtgcgtggtaccACACTTAATGTGTGGTCACACAGTAGCTGTGTTCCcgcacagtttttgcacagttactgtgttatcgcacagttagtgtgctttgcacactttttgtgctccgcacagctaccacacagtttgcacagtttgtgtgctccgcacagtttgtgtgctccgcacagttattgtgtacaatccgcacagtttgtgtgctcagcacagtttgtgtgctctgcacagtttctgtgctccgcacagttagtgtgctccgcacagtttgtgtacAATCCGCACAGTTGCatacaataactgtgcggagcacacaaactgtgcgaagcacacaataactgtgcggagcacacaaactgtgcggagcacacaataactgtgcggagcacagtagctgtgcggagcacagtaactgtgcggagcacacaaactgtgcggagcacacaaactgtgcggagcacataAATTGTGCTAAGTGTGGCAccacaattttataaaatgtgcAATTGTACTCGCACATtttactgtgctgtgtgtgcgtggtggcaCAGTGCTACTTGACTCATCACTACTCCtgtcgactccgaacgactccgaatgactccgaacgattctggacggctccgggcgattccgaacgacttcggatgaTGCagggcggacctaccttccggacaCGATTCCGAATTAATCGGAgttggatcggagtcgactccggatgtTTGCAAACTTTACCCATCGCTAGTTTACATAATATCTTATGATATTTCGATTTCTGACAGTTGCATACATCCGGTACGGATAATAAACATCCATGTTCCGGAAGGTATGTGCAAAACTCTTGGAGCTGCCCGGGGCCGTTTCGAGCCGTCTGAAGCCGTCCAGAGTTGAAATTGTCAGAACCGTCGGAATGTTCGGAATAGTAGGAGCCCCCGGAGCCGGCACCGtttgccgactagcggctccgggcGGCACCTCGCGACTtaggacgactccggtcggCTCCGACGATTCGGATAATGCACAACAATGAACAATTTAAGGatcagtatgggttcagtaaCTGTTCCACGAACGGTATGGCCAACATTCAGTTACATAATCTGTATGGGTTATGTACCTGTTCCGAGACCTGTTCCAGTTCCAGGACCTGTACATGTACAGTACCAGTTTGAAGACCTGCATGGGTTCAGGAACTGTTTACGAATCAGTATGGGGTCCAGCAGCATCACATTCAGGATCAATTGAAGGACCAAATTCGGTTCGGGATCAGTTTCAGGATCAGTATGGTTTTAAGGAACAATTAAACGATCGGTATGGTTTTGGAGTTGGAGGAGTTTTTCCTCAGTTCGAGGAGTAAAATGCAGTCGGAATGTGTTGCAGGATTCAGGACTATATCCTTGGCCGGTATCTGTTCGGGGACCGTTCCAAAACCGGTACCAGTTCCCGCACAGTTATGAGTTCAGTACCAGGATAGAAATGGGTTGAAGATCAGTTCCTACGATCAGCATGGGTCGTGAATCGCTTTCACTGGATGTACTCCTTGGATTCAAAAGGCACGGATGTTAATGGAACCGTTTCATGATTTTACCATTTTGctgaaatgttttgtttttaataacacaataattataaataacaTGACGAAAGCTTGATTTGAAATTCTCTCTGATCAATGAAACAAGGCGCCCACCGATCGATTACAATGCTAATGTATTTTGCAATTGGATAACCATATCTATAATAATATAAGTTGataaacaaaactaaataaaaaagggGCTTGTAGTCATATTAACGAGGTTTAGCAGGCGATTCGTTATTTTGTGCACCTTGGAAAGGGTTTAACATGGCCGATATAGAAATCGGGGAATTCTCTTTATAATACGGCGTTTGAAAGCGGATGTATCGCACTGGTTGCATACGGAAGCTAATGGATGGATGGCTCTGGAAATAAGCGGTATTCTGTGCTCCCAAAGACACGGTGGACCATGATTTGCCATCAGATGACACCGACAGATTTTCCTGCTTCGGAATGGGCGGGAAAGCAACTACAATGGATAATGTGCCTGGATAATGTGGTAATGTTTTCCAAGGTCAAAACGAACTTGATTATGTTCTGCAGCCGTTGTCCATTCCACTTTCGCGTTTGCAGCTACGTCTTTACCCGGTGCTGGGGATATAGCGAATACAATAAGCTATTCAATAACTCGTCAGTATAATGCACGATAATGCTTCAGACTTACATGAACCAGCTCGGTAGGGATGAACGCCGGTTTTATCTTGAGCTGATATTACATCCAACAATTGATTCGGATTTAGAACACCAGTAGGACGCACTATGTCAAGTAAACTATTTCGCGGTATTGCTTCATAGCGTACTTTATCATAAATAGACCTTTTCTTTTCGCCTATTTTGCACCCCTTATTTTCGTTGCTCTTGCACCACTTGTGAATGGCTTGGAAAATTTCGATCTCTTCAATGTTTAAGCTGTTGCGATCGATCACGCTGCTAAGCATGTCGTATGACAGTTTGCTGAAGGATTCTAGTTTCATGATGCTCCGCGTGTTTTCATCAATAAATTCATAACATTTCTCCATTAAATCCTTTAAATCAAGCAAACGCGCTTCGTCCGCAATGGTACACACATTCTCCACagtcaacactccatacagGTAGTCTGAGATGGCTTTCACGAAGGCAGTGATGCCATATTGGTGGACTAATCCGAGTAAAGTCAGTATATCGTCCACCTCCATGTCCTTCAATTCCAAGGAGCCGGTGTAGATGTACCGGAGCAGATGCTTGAAGGCGGTTGACGATACATCAAGCGTTATTTCGGACTGCTTACTCTCCTCCAGACCACCGTACAGAAGCGCCCGGAAGTACTCACACCGTACTGCTAGGATGGCGCGGTGCGCTGAAATACGCTCGTTTTCTACGACGAATGTTACATCGGAATAATCATCCGATATGCATAATTCTCCCAGGCTCACTAAAACCTGATCCGAATGATCGATCATACTGGCGCTAACCATTCTGAAGAACTCTGTTTATGATACCAAATTTCTGGGATAGGCTGTTAGAGAAAATGTAGATTAGACTTGACTTGTCTCGTAACCTCTGACCCTTTGTACTTACACAAAAACAAGGGGATTATTGTAGAACACGCACTATCGCGATATCAGATCCATTCGAGGCGGGAAACGGCAATGATCATCAAATTGACGGCCGCAAGGCAATGATTGTTTATATTTACGCATGGTCTCTACACGACGGTGCGATAATCGCATACGCGGCATTTCATCAGGCGGGAGGCCACGGgcgtgacaaaatgctgacacaTTGTTCAAATCGTGAAGATTTGTAACTGTCAATATTTAGTAGCCTGGAAATTCACTAGCTTTATAATTGATTCAGcttgaatcaatcgattaatcgttagtacgTTATTATTCTattcaataactataggtttaacagCTGTTAATGAACAAATATTAATTTCGAGAATATTACAAGGCAATACAGAGCGGCATAAAAAACTAGTTGCCcgcttgactatcgctgcaaatgttcgccgtacgtttgaacagccgtccccggataatcgacgttctactgtcagtgatattttggctggaaatcacgagattcgacttacgcggaaattagAGATAAGcagtattttgcggccgttttcggttcTCTACCAAGTGCCACAactccactaaacgaccaatAAACGGGCTCTAAACGGCTCAAGCTCTTAACCTAAACGGAATTTAAAAAGTCTTCGTTCAGCAAACTGGTAAACGACTGATGCATGCTAAACATAAGAAAAAgttggtggcgccatctgttgctAAGATAGCCAAACAGTGGAGCTTTCGCTTTGAGAGCTTTCTCCTTCCCTCTGTAGCCACACAGTGGAGCTTACCTCGCTTGGAGAGCTTTCTCcttccctctgtactgttgtatcgctagaactagaacggcgatacaattgtttgaatactaaactccaatgtgACTCATCAGAACTGAAGCAAGTGGGAACCCAAGCGCCatagattaagcttaaacgactggaaaattgaatatccatagaaaaaaaatgaaagctccacagcttcgttggtttgatcaatagatggcgtattacaactcatcattatattgctatccttttcttgcaatgtgtttcgacaagtttcatcttatcatgacctatatagccttctaactttccgagcaaaaatctatatggaTGGTcttgtggtcagatacgtgggtatcaacaccaactaccattactcaaatctcacttgcttcaatgctggtggtttccattggagtttagtatttaaacaatcgtatcgccgttctagttctagcgatgcataacttcaatgcgaaaccatacaacagtacagaggaaatgagaaagctctcctccaagcgatgaagctccactggttggggtatcccaccaacagagagcgccaccagcttttttgctatttttagaatgcatgagtcgtttgccgtctgctaaacgaagtctttctatattccgtttaggtagagaacttgagtcgtttagaagccgtttagtggtcgtttagtggatttgtggcacttgggtcgTTTATCGTCTGCTAAACGGAGTTTTTCAAGATACCTTTGAGGCTAAAAGCTGAAGTCGTTTTAGACCCCGTTTAGTGGCTGTGTGACGCTTGGGGAGGCAACCCTCGGGATACGAAAGCTGTATTGCAGACGCGGGAAAATTTAAGCTCTTTTTTGGCTCCCTTTGAAAAACTTTCTCGTAACGCATCGTACCGTAACGCCAATGTAAAATGCTAAACATAAAGTTTTCCTAAATTAGACGAATTCTCTATGCACTGGTAACTGCCAGCCGGTTTCATGATGTCGCAAAGCAGTTGTACCTTTGCCAACAGCAAATAGGTAAATAACTAAGCTTACACACCGTATTAAACCGCAAAAGGAACATGCTAGTTGCATACCCATAACCACATAACCGTCCCCGGAATCGTGCATGTCAATGTGCTATCGAACgggcatttatttatttattcatctaTTTACCATCACGTAATTATGTGTATTAGTAGAGCCTTATAATTACATTGCATATGCACCGAGTTGGTGCACAAACCGTACGCCAGTATTGTGTGGCACGTGTGGTCCTGTGCAGGTTTCGCCGCTCAAGCACGCCATGTCCGAGGGGCGCGATGTGCAGCACCTTAGGAAGCTGCAACTGTACCAATCTTTTCAACTGTACCTACGCTGCGCTCAGCTGCTGAGCAATGTACCATGCTGTCTGGCCCGAGACCTACCTTCTAGGGCGTACTTTAAGCAGGCCCGATGTCTGCTCACCGCCGGCACGTTCATCTGGGTGATACTGTGCTGCTACGAAGCGACCGTAAAGCTGCTCGAACTGCCGATCCCGTTCTTTACCGCCGTACTGTACGTGAACGAGATGGTGCTGAACCTATGCATCACCGTGCAGACCATGCTCAGGGGCTACAGTGAGACGGTACGGTACAGCCAATGTCTAGAGCGGATCGTTACCGTTGCCGCGACAGTGTCGTCGTCCGAGTGGACTGAACTGCTGCTCTACCTTCGCCTCAGGCTGTACTGGTTCGGGATATTTTTTACTCTTACCTCCGGTGTGGGGCTCGCGGTGGCTCACTTGTTCTATGGGGGCATTTGGTCTACACTGTTCACCATGGGCGCCTATGTGCTGCCGAACATGCTGGCGAGCATGTCGCTAGCACAGTACTATGCCGGTACGGTACTAATTTACAAGCTGCAGCATACAGTTAACCAACAGCTGCGCACTGCCATTGGCAAGCATCGCGCAGTACGGTTGCAGGAGATCAAGCACCTTTACCTACAGCTAGACCACTGCGTACAGCTGATGACGCGCTCGTACGAAGTGGCGATCGTGACGAACGTGTTCCTCGCCATCAATGTCAccagtttgctgctgctggagatCTACCAGTACTTGCAGGCCAACGAACTTCAAGCGAACTCCATCTACATCGTGAGCAACGTGATGTGGCTAGCTCTGTACATCTGTCTACTTCTTATGGTGCTTTACCCGTGCGACATGATCAAACGCGAGGTAAATGTTTTTGAATTGATgatattttgtttcgtttttgtcaGCATCACTTGGACCATTGCTTTGTCTCTTGCAGCAAATGCGCTTTGGCACTATTTTATTCGAATTGTCTCACAGCGGCAAAGCAGCGACGGTTGGTGAGGATTAGGTATTAGGGCAGAGAGGAGTCACCCCGGAGAGGGGAAGATTGTAGCTAAACTGTGTTTTATTTCGCATCTCCACAGCAGATGGCACTCCTGCGATTGCTAACACTGGGCAGAAAGCGGATCGTCCCGACAGCCTGCGGTTTGCTGAAGCTCGAGCTGTCTTCACTATCCTCGGTAAGCGGCCGGGGGGTGTGTTTCTACACGCTCATCCTCGTTCTCACCTTCCGTTTGCAGATCTTTGTTGCGCTCCTTTCGTTCATGATCATACTGATACAGTTCGATTCGGCCAAGCTGAACAAACGCGACGGGCGCGTTACGGCGATCGATCAACTTTACACCCCCACCAACTCATGAAGCTGCTGGGGGGGAGCCTGTTGCGGCGTGCTGCTCCAGCATATCGAGCATTATTTGGCGCCTGTCCGTTACGCACCGTATGTAAGCGTCGAGTGATTCGGTCCCGTTCAGACACGTGTGCAGATTGGCCGCTGCGTACAGCTCGTTCCGGAACTCCATGTCCATGTGGAGTCCGTCGCCATCCTCGGGTGCTTGGGCGGCTTCGTACTCGGTTAGCTTCTGGTGGAACTGTTTGAAGCTTGCCGCTTCCGCCAGCATCAACGCTTTGGTCACTTCGTTCACGTTCTGACACTCTGGGGGCAGCTGGCTCAGTATTGCTGGATCGTCCAGGTCCAAATCACACTCCACAAAATCGGCTCGAGATagctgtaaaacaaaaaagagattCAAAAGTTAAAGACATTTCCCATCAAAAAGGTATACCAACAGTGAACACTTACGGCTAGCGAAACAAACCCAACGACCAACCAGCCGAGAAGCTTCATTGTAACGTGCAACCACTTCCGCTCGGTGCAAAAAGACAATTAAACTGGCAATTTCACGGCGCGATTGCCGTTAGGGAATCACTTGAAACACTGCTCAGATAAGATAAAATGTGTCTGTTTGCCTTGAGTGTGCTTTAAACACCCCGCACCCCTACGCTGATGACTAAAAACTGCTCcagatttgattgtttttagtATGCGTGTTTTgtgaaaaaaggcacacacacactcatacataATCGTGTATTTCTATTTTAagcattttacaattttaaaccGAGTGTAAAAtatatgatttaaaaaatcgaTTGTACTCGATAAAGGGTGGAGAAGAGCTATCACCATCGACCGGGAGAGAGGGCGAGTATTGAGAGGGCAGGGGGAGTATCCCTTTTCACAGATAATAATTTAGAAGCCAATTTGGCGTAATTAGAACATTTGTTTCGGTTTGAAAGAGATTCCAAACTAGAAAAATAGGCAAAGGATAGGCCACCACCGGCAGCCACCACAGCCTTCTCAGTGCGAAAAACGGGCGTCTTTGTGCTTCAATCAGTCCGTAACACTTTCCTGCCGCAAGGGCGCTTCATCCACAACGGATTCCTCCGCCGATTCCTCCCCGCTCGCCTCGATCGGAATCGCTCGTTCGCGGCGCAAAAATTCCGGCTCCTGCGACGGGCACTCGAAATGCACGCAGTGAAACATTTCGTTCGCGGTGTTGTGCGTACCGACGATGCGGATGTAGACGACCACCTTCGGCTGGAAGGCAAAGTGCTGCCAGGACTTGAGATGATCCGACTGCTTGTCCACCACAACCTCCCAGTCGGTCATGTTGGCGGACACCTCGATGTAGAAGCTGTACGACCGGTTGTCACAGTCCCACAGCAGCAGGCGCAGCGAATCGATCCAGTACGGCTGGCCGAGCTGTATCAGTATCACGCCCGTGCCGATCTGGTGGCAGGTGTAGCCCGAATCCCAGTCGTAGTTTTTCACGTCCCCGTTCAGCAGCACGTTGCGCGTCCGGCTGACGCCTTCCATCACGTTCGCGCTCCGCTCGACGGTGGCCACGTTGTACGCGGGCTGCAGTATGCCGTCCACGACCGGCGTCGTCGACTCGGTGAACATGGCCTCGAGCGCCACCACGTGGAACACCTTGTTGACCGTGTTGTGCGTACCGACGAGCCGTATGTAGCGGACGGCTTGCGCCGGGAAGTAGAGGTACTGCCAGGAGCGGCAGTAGTACTTCGTGTGGTCCACGATCCGCTCCCAGTTGCGCTGGTTGACCGACACCTCGACGTAGTAGCTGTACGAGCGCGTGTCCCGGTCCCACAGCAGCACCTTGATGTGGTTGATGATGAACAGCTTGCCCAGCTCCACGATGATGCCGCTGCTGTCGCCCGTTTCGCTGATCGAGTGGCGCGTGTAGCCCTTCTCCATGTCGTACGACACGGTATCACCGTCCAGCAGGGCGGACCGCAGCTCGCCGTGGATTGTGCGCGAGTTAAACTTCGGTGTGGCAACGTTCTCCTCGGGCCCTGTTGGAAAGTGGAAAAGCGTTAGTGGAAACACGAACAATTGCCCTCCGGGCTGAGGGGGGTTCCACTTACAGAGTGCTCCACGGTAGGGCAGCTGCTTGGAGGAAATCTTCTCCCCGATCGCATCTAGCAGCCGGTCGGGGTCGAGTATGCCCGACGGCCGTACCACCGTCAGCAGCTCCTCGAGCGACATCAGCTCGAACCGCACCTTCCCCACGACGACGTCCACGTTCGGCACGGTGTCCCCGTTGCACCGGCACCAGTCGAAGACGGCTTGGAAAATTTCGACCTCGCGCGCAAAGAACGAGTCCCGCAGCAGCAGGCTGCACAGCGAATCGAGCGACAGATGGCGGAACGATTCGTGCTGCAGTATGTCCGCCGCGTTCCGGTCCATGAACGAGTGGCAGACGGCGGTGAGCCCGTCGAGCGCGAACAGCCGGGCCGCGTCCAGGATTGCGCACACGTTGCCCAGCGACAGCACCTGCCGGAGGTAGTCCGAGATGGCCATCTCCAGATCGGCAAACCCGTACTGGTTCGCCAGCCCGAGCGTGTCCAGCAGGTGCTCCTCCTTCATCTGCATCAGCGACATGCTGCCGGAGTAGATGTACTTGAGCAGGCAGCGGAACGCCATCAGCGGGATGTTGAGCGTGATTTCGTGTTGCTTCGTCTCCTGCAGCCCCCCGTACAGCAGGGCGCGAAAGTATTCGCTACGCGCCGCCAGTATGACGCGATGGGCCGGGATGCGCTGGCCCTCCACGATGAACGTGACGTCCGAGTAGTCGGCCGACATGCACAGCTGGGCCATCTGCTCCGAGAACCGGGCGGTCAGCTCGATCTCGTGGTTGCGGGCGAGGGCGCTGCTCGTGTGCTGGCTGCCAGCCATGCCGCTGCTTTGGCTGCTCATGGTTCAACTTTTTCTTCCGGCGCCGGGAAACAAATCGCCcatccacactcacacacacatacacgggcGCGACGAGGCCGTAGAAGTGATGGGCGAAAATGCAATGTATGAGTTTTCTGAGTTGAGCTTCAATGCGACggagaaaaaaagattatgGCCGTTGCAGTGGGCAATACACCCTAAGGTAGGAACAACACGGACGGCTTCTAATGTGCGGCTTCCAGCGGTGAAAACACGGAACGAACCAAACAGCagcgaatcaaaacaaacctaCTGCGACGCTGCCAAACTTGCCGGATGGCAACCCGCAGCGCAAGGCGAGCTCTTTGGCGGCCATCCTTCAAAAACCCTTGctcgaaacgtcaaaaacctTTACAATTACTTACAAAAAGCATCCGCAGCGAGGGAAAATCTCACCAATTTGGAGCGTTAGCGAGCTCACGAAAACCGGTCTGCGGGGCTCAGCTTAGCTTGTCACAAAAGTTGCgtagttttgtttgtaaaaagTGGAAATGTTgaatggaaaaatggaaatcaaAGACAATTattggttgtgttgttttaaatatttcccTTCTCACGTTTTCTCTCATAAAATGAACAGTTTTGCACCGACAaactaataaataaatcttGAAAAAATCCCAACCGGATTGTTTTGGTTCCGCACACAGCAAACGGAACGAATCGCATCCACTGCCGCCTGGATGCGGAGCAAATCATTCCGTTCCGTGCGATGGTAGCGCAGGCCCATCACCACACCCGTCATCGCGACACTTCAAAAAAAGGTCGAGAACCACGTACCGGGGGTATCACGGGTGTCCCCGTAAATCCGTACTGCTCTCCtgcgaaagcaaaagaaaaagatccGGCTGCAATCCGCTCGTTTGTGCGACGTTTTCCGTGCAGTGGAAGTGATTTTCTTTCGCATTCACTTGCGTTCCGTGtgacgaaacgaaacgaaccgTTCGGTAAACAcaatacagacacacagacacacacagcagaGAGAGCCCCCCGTGTTGTGGTAAAGACCGTGTCGatacgtgcgtgcgtgtgtgattACTGTTGACGTTGATTTGTTCCTTCGGTcgttccccctccccccgctcCCTCCTTTCGTCATCGATTGCACCAGAAGTGACCGCAAAAGGAGCGAAGTAAAGGAAAGAGTGAAGTGACCAACAATCACCGAAAaaggtgcgtgcgtgtgtgtaggtgCCGAAataaggagaaaaaaaacacacacccacaaacgaCGGAACATGACTCATCAAGGCTGCCTTCGCTGATTGCGAGAGCgctcgttgttgttgttgctgttgttggccccgttccgttccggtgCGACGGTGTTTGGGCAGATAGGCCGCTATCGCAAGAAGTGTTCCCGTTACACCACCCCTGCCCCTTATCTAAACTGTCGGTTCGCCGTCCTTATCATACCGCAAATCCAAACcctaacagcagcagcagcctctaGGGAAGTGCGGTGTGTGACAAAGGGAGGACGGA comes from the Anopheles coluzzii chromosome 2, AcolN3, whole genome shotgun sequence genome and includes:
- the LOC120961413 gene encoding uncharacterized protein LOC120961413 produces the protein MSEGRDVQHLRKLQLYQSFQLYLRCAQLLSNVPCCLARDLPSRAYFKQARCLLTAGTFIWVILCCYEATVKLLELPIPFFTAVLYVNEMVLNLCITVQTMLRGYSETVRYSQCLERIVTVAATVSSSEWTELLLYLRLRLYWFGIFFTLTSGVGLAVAHLFYGGIWSTLFTMGAYVLPNMLASMSLAQYYAGTVLIYKLQHTVNQQLRTAIGKHRAVRLQEIKHLYLQLDHCVQLMTRSYEVAIVTNVFLAINVTSLLLLEIYQYLQANELQANSIYIVSNVMWLALYICLLLMVLYPCDMIKREVNVFELMIFCFVFVSITWTIALSLAANALWHYFIRIVSQRQSSDGWTVFYFASPQQMALLRLLTLGRKRIVPTACGLLKLELSSLSSVSGRGVCFYTLILVLTFRLQIFVALLSFMIILIQFDSAKLNKRDGRVTAIDQLYTPTNS
- the LOC120952619 gene encoding BTB/POZ domain-containing protein 9-like, producing the protein MVSASMIDHSDQVLVSLGELCISDDYSDVTFVVENERISAHRAILAVRCEYFRALLYGGLEESKQSEITLDVSSTAFKHLLRYIYTGSLELKDMEVDDILTLLGLVHQYGITAFVKAISDYLYGVLTVENVCTIADEARLLDLKDLMEKCYEFIDENTRSIMKLESFSKLSYDMLSSVIDRNSLNIEEIEIFQAIHKWCKSNENKGCKIGEKKRSIYDKVRYEAIPRNSLLDIVRPTGVLNPNQLLDVISAQDKTGVHPYRAGSSPGKDVAANAKVEWTTAAEHNQVRFDLGKHYHIIQAHYPL
- the LOC120949476 gene encoding BTB/POZ domain-containing protein 9, which encodes MSSQSSGMAGSQHTSSALARNHEIELTARFSEQMAQLCMSADYSDVTFIVEGQRIPAHRVILAARSEYFRALLYGGLQETKQHEITLNIPLMAFRCLLKYIYSGSMSLMQMKEEHLLDTLGLANQYGFADLEMAISDYLRQVLSLGNVCAILDAARLFALDGLTAVCHSFMDRNAADILQHESFRHLSLDSLCSLLLRDSFFAREVEIFQAVFDWCRCNGDTVPNVDVVVGKVRFELMSLEELLTVVRPSGILDPDRLLDAIGEKISSKQLPYRGALWPEENVATPKFNSRTIHGELRSALLDGDTVSYDMEKGYTRHSISETGDSSGIIVELGKLFIINHIKVLLWDRDTRSYSYYVEVSVNQRNWERIVDHTKYYCRSWQYLYFPAQAVRYIRLVGTHNTVNKVFHVVALEAMFTESTTPVVDGILQPAYNVATVERSANVMEGVSRTRNVLLNGDVKNYDWDSGYTCHQIGTGVILIQLGQPYWIDSLRLLLWDCDNRSYSFYIEVSANMTDWEVVVDKQSDHLKSWQHFAFQPKVVVYIRIVGTHNTANEMFHCVHFECPSQEPEFLRRERAIPIEASGEESAEESVVDEAPLRQESVTD
- the LOC120951609 gene encoding chymotrypsin-2 produces the protein MLRKVFAVVSVLLVVSAAKVTKLVLDDHYVNRVVGGEVAKNGSAPYQVSLQVPGWGHNCGGSLLNNRWVLTAAHCLVGYEPSDLMVLVGTNSLKEGGELLKVDKLLYHSRYNRPQFHNDIGLMRLEQPVQFSELVQSVEYLEKAVPVNATVRLTGWGRTSTNGNVPTLLQSLNVVTLSNEDCKAKMGNPKNVDLGHVCTLTKAGEGACNGDSGGPLVYEGKLVGVVNFGVPCGRGFPDGFARVSYYHEWVRTTMANNS